A window of Salvia splendens isolate huo1 chromosome 8, SspV2, whole genome shotgun sequence genomic DNA:
GGTAGGATTTTAGTGTCTGTATTTGTTTGTGATGCAGGTTGATGAAGAACCTGCCATTCGTACAAATACTACCATACTACTTGGCAATATTGCTAGTCACCTTAATGACGGGGTCAGTAGTAAGTTTTCCATCCTGATTATCCTTTGTAGACCTCTAAGAAGTTAAACCTTACTTTTTGACCATTTTGCTGGTTCTTTGATTCCTTTGATTTGTTGGAAAGCAGACAAGGAAAAGGGTGTTGATAAATGCATTCACAGCTCGAGCTTTGCGTGATACATTCTCTCCGGCCCGTGGAGCAGGTAGAGCCTTACTTGTTTTCTTGACCTTATATTATCAGGTTCTGTAATAAGGAAATTTTTTAGTTAGCCTCTTAGAGTCTTTCTTGTATTTGTCTTTAGCCTTTTGGCTAGGGCAAGTTCCTCCTCAGCATGTTCATCCCCATGGACTTAAAAGGCTCCCCTCTTTTTTTTGTGTCCTCTCCTCTGCACTCATGCTACATCTTTTCCTGTCAGGTATTATGGCCTTGTCAGCCACTAGTTCTTATTATGATGCAACTGAGATTGCAACTCGCATTTTACCAAACATTGTTGTGCTGACAATTGACCCTGACAGGTAGTATTCTCTTCTAATTGATTAATCTATTTGTTGGATCCTTGATCAGTATCATGTACCTaatcgctctctctctctctcactctctccaaTATATTGTTTAGATTCTTTCATCAAATATATACCTCATGCCTTGCTGGGGGTCATGTCTTGATATGACTTAGGGTTCTTTTTATACTTTACGCTACCAGAATTCCTTAAATATATTTGAGTGATGTTTGGTTAGTAAAAATTGAATGGAAAATTTTCCATGGTTCTGTCTTCTGCATTATATGATTCATCAGCATTCCTGATACCTTTCGTGGCTTGTAATAATGTCAACAAGAGTTTCATATGGACTTGTTTGTTGTCTTCTTCATTTTCATCTTGCTTAATTACGATACCTAATCGAGCTGCATGTGCTGTTATTCATTTGCTTGTTGCAGTGATGTCCGGTCAAAAGCATTCCAAGCTGTTGAACAATTTCTGCTATTAGTGAAACAATTCCAAGAGAAGGTTTGTACCCCCTCTTCCCCACCCTTCTTTTTAATTAGATGTATTTATTTGCTCTTTTGATTGTTCGCAGACATCTGGGGATGCCACGAGTGCAGCTGGAACACTTTCATCTCTGCCTGCAAATGCTAGTTTACTTGGGTGAGTGAGCTTTTTCTAAATCTCTGTTTTAATATATCAATGATCCTGAGACCACCTTTGCTGAGTCTGATAAGCATCAGCGCGAATAAGAAATTGGAGGTCATCCCACCATTTCTTATTGAACACCCCTTTCTCTTATGTTTTTCTTGAAACTACAGTTGTAGACGTGCATAATGCACATCGATATATAGACACATTAAGCATTAGAACCTGAAAGGAATATGCTAAGAGATAAATCATTTTAATCGGAGCTATGAGGCTTAAGGTTACAGGGATTTGTTAATACATTGCGACAAAACAAAGTACAATGAAGTggaagaaaagtaaaaaatccCCATTCTATGATATCTTTACTTTTTAGCGCAATTATGGTTGTAATATGAGTCAAAATGGTGATAAAGATAAAAGAAGGAACAAGGAAGCAGGAAGGAACAAGGAAGCAGAAAGAAATTGATTGAAATAAATATTGAGCAAGAAAACAGAAAGACATCCTCATCTTGCGAGGCCCTACAGTGATCTGCTGCCCCAAATTCCTCTTGTGAGGCCTACAGCTGATGCTTTCCCAAAATACTCAACGGATAATCACAACGCTAACTAATAACTATTGAAAGACCTAAAAACTTGAACCCCACGCAAAAGCCTGATCCGTCTCTTTGTTTTGGCCCTAAGTAACGTAATCCCaaataactatatatataaaggaATTAACAGATAACTATGAATAAAACTTCAAATGATAAATGGTATAAGGATGACTATCACGTCCATCAATTAAATGGGGAGCAGTGAAGTTACTAAATTATGAATAAAgaatgggaaaagggaaaagtTAATTGAGATTCGATATAGATATGCACATTTTAAATTTAGGGCAAATAAACTATTATGCTCGTGGTATAACAATGTGCTTTGTTAGTTTGTTGTGAAAATTGCTCTGGTGCCATATGTAAATACAAGTGGTTTTGAACTTAGCATATGTAGTCTCATCCATGACCTTTAAGTTGTTGCTCCTGTAACTCTTCTAAAGATATGCAGCCACGTGTCATTTTCTAATTCAAATGTCTGGTGGCCGTTTGCTGTGGGGTACAGTAAAGACCTGTGCACCTTCTGTTCTTTTTTATTAAGATATTAGCTTTCAGTTTCAATGGGTACTCTTTCTTATTCTCATGTTTGTGTAGATTGGCCTTGCTATAAAGTAATGCTTGGCTAGTAAGTGAAACATATACATGTTCACCTTCCACCATGGCAGAAATTTTACCTAAGTATTTtagtttttatgtatttatgctCAGACCTTATAGTCATTATAAATGGTGATGCAGATGGGCGATGAGTTCTTTGACTCTGAAAGGCAAACCTTCTGAACAGAGTACCCTTGTTTCAACAAGCTCAAGCGTGCCTctttcatcttcaatctccaaTGCAAGCTCCGGTGCGTGGGATACTGGATCATTATGGAAAATTCTTTTTTTACCTACGCTTGTCATTGTGCATTTCTTGGGTGGACATGGTCGGTACTGATATTTGTATTTGGATGTCACAGTGACCGATGATGCAAACATAGCACAAAGCCGAGTAAATTCCAGGACAGATTTAGCTGATTTATCTGATAACCCTCAACCTGCATCACCTACGTCGACAGATGGTTGGGGAGACACTGATAATGGGATTCGTGGAGAGCAGGATAATGACAAAGATGGCTGGGATGACATTGAACCACTGGAAGAGGCCAGACCATCAGCAGCTCTTGCAAATATCCAAGCAGCTCAAAAACGACCTGTTTCCGCACCAAAAACCCAAGGTAATATCCTCATCTCTACATCCATCATTAACGAAAATAATAAGTGTGTGTGTTGGCCAAGCGGTAGAGGGATTAACGTTCACCGTGGTGTGGcatttaaaaatttatgtttatttgccaataaataaataaaataacgaATCAGAGATGGCATAAAATGTGCTCTAGAAAGGAGTTATGCTAATAGAAATCCGAAATAGGCATAGCGACTTTATCCTGCCTTTTCCACGCCTCTCTCCTGTTAAACTTCTGAGAGCATTACAGAAGTTACTTTGGAATTGTGGTATTTTTTTCAGCTATAAATTCAAGACAAAAGAGCACATTGAAGGCGAGTAAAGATGATGACGACGACTTGTGGGGTGATGTAGCTTCGAATACAAAATCCAGCAAAGTAGTGGATGAGGATGATCCTTGGGGCGCAATCGCTGCACCTgttcccaaatcatcttccaAGTCTTTGAATCTGAAATCTAGTGGTTCTTCCAGCGATGAACTTTGGGCGTCCATTGCTGCGCCTCCACCTACAGCTGGGCACAAGCCAATGTCAGGTGGACGAGGCCGAGGGGCCAAACCTGCTGCCCCAAGGCTAGGTGCTCAAAGGATAAACAGAACATCATCAGGTAATCCAAATTAGGTGCCTCAGTTTAGACGAGTCAgtaaatgttgtgtgttttttttatttagatgATTTTGTGTTGTATTTGTCTACTTTAACCATTTGTCAATTGTAATAGAATGCATTTCAATGAAAAGCATATTCTTTCTTTTTACCTTGTAAAAACACTACTGCTATTCTTTCAACTCGAGAAGTTTTACTCATTGCTTGAGAAGACTTGTCAAGTAATGCAATACAgtctgttttttttctttctcaacTCGATTATGTGTTTGTGCTATACTTCTACATCTACTTGGTATATAAAATTAGTCTGCAGTTTAAAAATGCAAAAAGTGGTCAGTAGCACTTCACAGAAGTTGTAAGCACCACTGCAACAGTCAATAATTGATATCAAGATTAGGACTTTATCTTTGTGAACCAATTGATTTAGTTTAGGTACGCGTACGAGACCGGTTAAGACGACGAGGAGAGCATATCACTGACCGGTGCCACGGTAGTAGttagagatgcccaaggtttcagttccggcggttaaccgtgaaaccgtaaccgccggttccggttccgaaccagaaccgtgacttttttcttgaaccggaaccgccatattttgaacCGCTGGCCGGTTGCGGTTCTAAAtttttcgaaccgaaaccgtgccggaaccgccggttttggacggctccaaaccggaaccgtgaaaaatcGTCGAAAAACCGTGAAATCTAGCCAGAACTGTGAAAAAccgccgaaaaccggcggttcggaaccagaaccgtgaaatagcctcacggttcggttccggttccacatttctcgaaaccggaaccgccggttacgaaccgtgggcatgtctagTAGTAGTTGGTGGAGAGTTGGCATCAAAAGTTGAAAGGAAACAAAGGAAGGCATTGGATCATGTTTTTGGTTAAAGGGAAGATGTTGAGGAAGACAAAAAGAGAATGATGATGGATGCTTATAGTAATGTGCATATACCTACAACTACAACTACAACATGGATCCCGGCTCAACTGAAGGTCGTACGTACAACATAACATCCCTACGAACGACTGGAATCTCGAAACTTAATGCCCAATTGATGATTCTCAGTAAAACTTGCTTCTTCTTTACAACCCAATAACAAGTAATCATCAAGAAGCCAAAACTTTTCAGCCTATCTTCCCATGTCAAATAATGTGTGAATGAAGTATAATGTGCTACCTCATATTCCAACCCTAAACTTCTTCAACCTACACACAATGAAATCAAAGGATTATCCTAAAAATCCCCTCTctcacaacaattaaataaacaaacaaaccaACCAACCTGTGGCAGATTCATTAGTTCATAGACAGCCTTTGTTGGAGTCAGCTCATTATCGACAATGCGAGCGACTGCTGTCAACACCGGCAGCTTAACCTTATATTTCTGTGCTAATGCAATCACAGCTCCTGCTGTGGATACGCCTTCAGCCACCTGAAAATCATAGTTGCTCAACTTGTTAGGACTTCACATCAACTTTGGGTTTAATTCAAGTGGTAGTTCTCAAGGCACCTGGTTCATAGAACTGAGAATGTCATCAAGTTTTTCACCAGATCCAAGACGAACACCAACCCTTCTGTTTCTTGAAAGATTCACAAAACACGTGAGCATGATGTCTCCGTTTCCAGACAAACCGGTCAGTGTCGTGGACTTGGCTCCCATCTGATTAGAGATTAATAAGAATCAAGAAATTGATCGAAAAACACGTGCACATAGGACTAGAACTCCAAGATTCAAAAGCCTTTAACAAATCCATTGAATgtgaaattttatttgtaaaCAAACAAACCTTTGTTGCCAGCCATCTTATCTCAGAGCACCCTTGTGTGACAAGAGCTGCCATGGAATTATTTCCGAGATTAAGCCCTTCTACGATCCCAGCAGCTATAGCGAGTACGTTCTTAAGAGCACCTGCAATTTCAACCCCTGTAACATCACTGTAACATCAGGTGTTACTGCTGCGCATacatacatttcacacactcTGTGAAGCGTGCACGTGAAGATCAAATCATTAGTTCTATTATTACAACCTTGAAGTGTTGATTCTCATGTTCCTAGAAGCAAGAAGTTGCTGAACAGCATTTGCCATCTTTTTGTCCTTCGATGCCACCACCATCGctgcacatacacatacacgaACACAAGTTGAAGTCGGTTGAGATCATGTAATTAATATGTAGCACCTAAAGCAAGGCACCTGTGGGCAACTTGTTCATCAGCTCGAGAGAAAACGAAGGCCCGGATAGAACCACGTAGGGCTGGCGAGGATTTCTGAGTGCACGGGGAATTATTTGAGACATCATTCTATATGTATTAAGCTCCAAGCCTTTGCTGAGGGAAATAAAAGGCAGGGTGGGATGAACAAATTCAGCAATGCCCTCGAGGAACGAGGCACTGAACTGCAGCAAGAGGCATTCGATAAGAAAAAAGACAATCTAATtgcaaaaagaagaagaaatgcaACAACCTGGACAGGCACAGCATGGAAGCAAAAGTCAGCACCCTGTAGAGCTTCTCTAGCATCTGTGGTGGCAACAACATTCTCTGGCAGCTTGTGTGTTGGAAAATACTTACTGGAGCAAAAGAGGAACACACATGCATATGTATTACTCCTAGTGTATAACAAAACTGAATGAATAAGAATTACTGTATGTAGCGGAGTACCAATTAAGATGAGTCTGATTAATGGATTGACAAACTTGAGCATCTCTTACAAGCAAATTAACTTGTAGCTGAGATTTTCTATCAGCAACATGAGCTGCCATAGCAGTTCCAAAAGAACCACCTCCAAGCACCACAACCTAAGCCCACCAACCATTACTACATAACTTTGCCAAACAAGGAAAATGACCaaagaaacaagaaaataagtaatcaaagaaaaatatttatatactccccCAGTTtcatgttaattgagtcatttttctattttggaaagtttcaagataattgagtcatttctattttttacaaaaagtaaccgtctctcttattttattctctcttcatttttctttctttattctcTCTTGCCTTATTC
This region includes:
- the LOC121745103 gene encoding probable inactive serine/threonine-protein kinase scy1 isoform X2; the protein is MPLSEKIKELGLEGSQRDEYYAWGLHRISKAVSFLNNDCKLVHGNVCMASVVVTQTLDWKLHAFDVLSEYDGNNEAATGPMLQYEWLIGSQYKSMELSKSDWSAIRKSPPWAIDSWGLGCLIYELFSGVKLGRTEELRNTTNIPKSLLQDYQRLLSSMPSRRLNPSKLLENSEYIQNKLVDTIQFMEILNLKDSVEKDNFFRKLPKLADQLPRPIVQKKLLPLLASALEFGSATAPALTALLKMGSCLSPEEYGAKILPTIIKLFASHDRAIRVGLLQHIDQYGESLSAQMVDEQVYPHVANGFSDTSAFLRELTLKSMLVLAPKLSQRTVSRSLLKFLSKLQVDEEPAIRTNTTILLGNIASHLNDGTRKRVLINAFTARALRDTFSPARGAGIMALSATSSYYDATEIATRILPNIVVLTIDPDSDVRSKAFQAVEQFLLLVKQFQEKTSGDATSAAGTLSSLPANASLLGWAMSSLTLKGKPSEQSTLVSTSSSVPLSSSISNASSVTDDANIAQSRVNSRTDLADLSDNPQPASPTSTDGWGDTDNGIRGEQDNDKDGWDDIEPLEEARPSAALANIQAAQKRPVSAPKTQAINSRQKSTLKASKDDDDDLWGDVASNTKSSKVVDEDDPWGAIAAPVPKSSSKSLNLKSSGSSSDELWASIAAPPPTAGHKPMSGGRGRGAKPAAPRLGAQRINRTSSGNPN
- the LOC121745103 gene encoding probable inactive serine/threonine-protein kinase scy1 isoform X3, producing MASVVVTQTLDWKLHAFDVLSEYDGNNEAATGPMLQYEWLIGSQYKSMELSKSDWSAIRKSPPWAIDSWGLGCLIYELFSGVKLGRTEELRNTTNIPKSLLQDYQRLLSSMPSRRLNPSKLLENSEYIQNKLVDTIQFMEILNLKDSVEKDNFFRKLPKLADQLPRPIVQKKLLPLLASALEFGSATAPALTALLKMGSCLSPEEYGAKILPTIIKLFASHDRAIRVGLLQHIDQYGESLSAQMVDEQVYPHVANGFSDTSAFLRELTLKSMLVLAPKLSQRTVSRSLLKFLSKLQVDEEPAIRTNTTILLGNIASHLNDGTRKRVLINAFTARALRDTFSPARGAGIMALSATSSYYDATEIATRILPNIVVLTIDPDSDVRSKAFQAVEQFLLLVKQFQEKTSGDATSAAGTLSSLPANASLLGWAMSSLTLKGKPSEQSTLVSTSSSVPLSSSISNASSVTDDANIAQSRVNSRTDLADLSDNPQPASPTSTDGWGDTDNGIRGEQDNDKDGWDDIEPLEEARPSAALANIQAAQKRPVSAPKTQAINSRQKSTLKASKDDDDDLWGDVASNTKSSKVVDEDDPWGAIAAPVPKSSSKSLNLKSSGSSSDELWASIAAPPPTAGHKPMSGGRGRGAKPAAPRLGAQRINRTSSGNPN
- the LOC121745585 gene encoding glycerol-3-phosphate dehydrogenase [NAD(+)] 2, chloroplastic-like; this translates as MAASLFEPPFSPNNSLSSFPPFRRNPNRFFLPLPRSSTAAPPICLCAADDVIVPLPPQLPADEQSEKTRDRRKVVRVAWEKLLRWSRSLRSKAKTDVLERTKKVVVLGGGSFGTAMAAHVADRKSQLQVNLLVRDAQVCQSINQTHLNCKYFPTHKLPENVVATTDAREALQGADFCFHAVPVQFSASFLEGIAEFVHPTLPFISLSKGLELNTYRMMSQIIPRALRNPRQPYVVLSGPSFSLELMNKLPTAMVVASKDKKMANAVQQLLASRNMRINTSSDVTGVEIAGALKNVLAIAAGIVEGLNLGNNSMAALVTQGCSEIRWLATKMGAKSTTLTGLSGNGDIMLTCFVNLSRNRRVGVRLGSGEKLDDILSSMNQVAEGVSTAGAVIALAQKYKVKLPVLTAVARIVDNELTPTKAVYELMNLPQVEEV